Proteins found in one Mytilus edulis chromosome 2, xbMytEdul2.2, whole genome shotgun sequence genomic segment:
- the LOC139510869 gene encoding uncharacterized protein, with protein sequence MPYIGCSVDGIFTCKCHTSKVIEVKCPYSARFDNPKDVAEDKSHKNDYYHQIQGQMGIYGLDKCDLVIYTTKGICVTTVDFDPISFNNMVTKLDKFYREHLLPYAISIWRTCDNEL encoded by the coding sequence ATGCCATACATTGGGTGTTCCGTAGATGGCATTTTCACATGCAAATGTCACACTTCAAAAGTTATTGAAGTGAAATGTCCATATTCAGCACGCTTTGACAACCCAAAAGATGTGGCAGAAGATAAATCTCATAAGAATGATTATTACCATCAAATACAAGGACAAATGGGTATTTATGGACTTGACAAATGTGACCTAGTGATTTACACTACCAAAGGAATATGTGTAACAACTGTAGACTTTGACCCAATTTCTTTCAATAACATGGTAACAAAACTAGATAAATTTTATAGAGAACACTTACTTCCATATGCTATCAGTATTTGGAGAACATGTGACAACgaattataa
- the LOC139510868 gene encoding uncharacterized protein encodes MVKRCVWGTCNSDDRYKDKPHMSGVEFFPIPKQKTRMQETLQWVKACGRKNDTVANVNKHAYVCSKHFIDGRPTAMHPYPTIATLSNQVVHKSRKLPFDRAMTKTIMTTPTKTQTEVWIDVQAYVIVENNTPTDQPLQATAHSCEELKGDHSYTKPVEQKVKIQTNSVSVQTEISFDDMSPYSDGCFKDRGEFKRQFIMDDIFKSDKTSNFYTGLSLAMFTWLFSFLQDKTRNMVYWHSVNTNERESSETLKPGPKRLLTIKEELAITLIRLRRGFDTKSLGNMFGMSESSVSRIFNTWINLVSHELNFLIRWSSMEQIRNKLPKCFKYFPKTRCIIDCTEFFTQRPSLPSAQRITYSQYKHHNTFKCLVGITPNGTFSFVSDLFTGSISDKKIVQDSGFLDNIQFGDDIMADRGFLIRGELAFKGGTLNIPPFSFGKQMCSNATTKTRRIARARIHVERAIGRLKKFAILQGIIPLRMKPIYSEVVKVCAMLCNLDEQLVK; translated from the exons ATGGTAAAACGTTGTGTTTGGGGAACATGCAACAGCGATGACCGGTACAAAGATAAACCGCATATGTCAGGAGTTGAATTCTTCCCTATACCGAAGCAAAAAACAAGAATGCAAGAAACTCTGCAGTGGGTAAAAGCTTGTGGCAGGAAAAATGACACCGTTGCTAATGTCAACAAACATGCCTATGTATGCAGCAAACATTTTATTGACGGAAGACCTACAGCCATGCATCCGTACCCAACCATAGCAACCCTATCAAATCAAGTAGTGCACAAGTCGCGGAAACTTCCCTTTGACAGAGCTATGACCAAAACCATCATGACCACGCCCACTAAAACTCAAACTGAAGTATGGATAGATGTTCAGGCATATGTTATTGTTGAAAATAACACACCAACAGACCAACCTCTTCAGGCAACAGCACATTCCTGTGAAGAATTGAAAG GTGATCATAGTTATACAAAGCCTGTGGAACAAAAAGTCAAAATACAGACAAACAGTGTGTCAGTGCAGACAGAGATTTCATTTGATGATATGTCACCATACAGTGATGGTTGCTTTAAAGATAGGGGAGAGTTTAAGAGGCAGTTCATCATGGACGATATATTCAAAAGTGACAAGACTTCCAatttttatacag GATTGTCTTTAGCCATGTTCACATGGTTATTTAGTTTTCTTCAGGACAAAACTAGAAACATGGTTTACTGGCACAGTGTTAACACAAATGAAAGGGAAAGTAGTGAG aCATTGAAGCCTGGTCCAAAGAGATTGTTGACTATCAAAGAGGAATTAGCAATCACACTTATACGTTTAAGAAGGGGTTTCGATACCAAGTCACTTGGGAATATGTTTGGTATGTCAGAAAGTAGTGTCAGTAGAATATTTAACACCTGGATCAACTTAGTGAGCCATGAGTTAAATTTTCTTATTAGATGGTCATCTATGGAGCAAATAAGAAATAAACTACCCAAATGTTTTAAGTATTTCCCTAAAACCAGATGTATCATTGACTGTACAGAGTTCTTCACACAACGACCAAGTCTTCCTTCAGCACAACGAATAACCTATTCACAATACAAACACCACAACACATTCAAATGCCTAGTGGGAATAACTCCAAATGGTACTTTTAGTTTCGTATCTGATTTATTCACTGGCAGTATTTCTGACAAAAAAATTGTTCAAGATTCAGGATTTTTAGATAACATACAATTTGGCGATGATATTATGGCAGACAGAGGTTTTTTAATAAGGGGGGAATTAGCTTTTAAAGGTGGCACACTGAACATTCCACCTTTCTCTTTTGGCAAACAAATGTGCAGTAATGCAACCACTAAGACTCGCAGAATAGCAAGGGCAAGAATTCATGTTGAGAGAGCCATTGGAAGGttaaaaaaatttgctattttacAGGGAATAATTCCTTTGCGTATGAAGCCTATCTACAGTGAGGTAGTAAAAGTATGTGCAATGTTATGCAACTTGGATGAACAGCTTgtaaaatga
- the LOC139510870 gene encoding uncharacterized protein, giving the protein MDGARFNAFKVPQLQEYLKERGISVTNINKLKLTKLCEAVDKLNLPLDPDMRKNESVTSVKHNLEQLYGFCDPFSLDGYTSDLSFIPSFSLYDLFNYLIHSTASYDRRKLKAYKSNEDYRLYFDRYVEELQYTEVPSRDICVFKAKVKPTQKDKTYLNKATYDVWVIMDKKNGEVKTAYCTCIGGADGACRHVGATLYEIEAFEVKSVTDGENQWKKRPRSHDCPVPIKQMKIMKARYNEEPTMDFSGLQNFDPRSVDQRASYNLERIQAIARDLKKISPNLQALDILGDPNDHVEEVNYIDLNCDNLIVHKRVMDQLNNNDDIGSIADTLKYSSGDIDLIEMNTRGQSNNDFRFAMRKGIITASNFEKVLTAVQRDRCPPSLLKQLMGEYSNASSAFLDWGRKKEETALHFYESK; this is encoded by the exons ATGGACGGCGCCAGATTCAATGCCTTTAAAGTTCCTCAGTTGCAAGAATATCTCAAAGAACGGGGTATAAGTGTTACTAATATTAACAAACTGAAACTAACCAAGTTATGTGAGGCCGTGGATAAGCTAAATTTACCATTGGATCCAGATATGAGGAAAAATGAATCAGTTACCAGTGTTAAGCATAATTTAGAACAATTGTACGGGTTTTGTGACCCTTTTAGCCTTGACGGGTATACGTCAGACCTGTCGTTCATTCCAAGCTTTAGCTTGTATGACCTCTTTAACTACCTCATTCATAGTACTGCTAGCTATGACCGACGAAAATTAAAGGCCTACAAATCCAATGAGGACTACAGACTTTATTTTGATCGGTATGTAGAGGAGTTACAATATACAGAAGTACCAAGTCGGGACATATGTGTTTTCAAGGCCAAAGTTAAACCTACACAGAAAGATAAGACCTATCTAAACAAGGCAACATATGATGTGTGGGTCATCATGGACAAGAAAAATGGAGAGGTTAAAACTGCTTACTGTACATGCATTGGCGG GGCAGATGGTGCTTGTAGGCATGTTGGAGCCACTTTGTATGAAATAGAAGCATTTGAGGTTAAATCTGTAACAGATGGAGAAAACCAATGGAAAAAAAGGCCAAGAAGCCATGACTGTCCAGTCCCAATTAAACAGATGAAAATAATGAAAGCAAG gtACAATGAAGAACCTACCATGGATTTCAGTGGCCTACAAAACTTTGACCCCAGAAGTGTGGATCAGAGGGCAAGTTACAACTTGGAAAGAATTCAAGCTATAGCAAGAGACCTTAAAAAG ATATCTCCAAATTTGCAGGCACTTGACATTTTAGGAGACCCTAATGATCATGTAGAGGAAGtgaattacattgatttaaaTTGTGATAACTTGATAGTACATAAAAGAGTAATGGACCAATTGAACAACAATGATGACATAGGTTCTATTGCAGATACATTAAAATACAGTTCTGGTGATATTGATTTGATAGAAATGAACACACGTGGACAATCAAATAATGATTTTCGGTTTGCAATGAGAAAAGGTATTATTACCGCGTCAAATTTTGAGAAAGTTTTAACTGCTGTCCAAAGAGACCGATGCCCTCCTTCACTTTTGAAACAGTTAATGGGGGAATACAGCAATGCTTCGTCAGCTTTTTTAGATTGGGGTCGAAAAAAGGAAGAAACAGCTTTACACTTCTATGAAAGTAAATAA